The genomic region tttgaatgttgtttttgtaaatgttggttggataatgatattgaaattttagtttgttggattttgatatatgtcttgaatttgttggatattgattatgttttaagcttgttggatattgaatttattattatgttttaagcttgttggatattgaaatggttgaatttattTTGTAGAATGGGTAAGGGAAACAAAGAAGGGACCTCCAAGCAAGGTGGACAAAACCGATGGAACATGTTTTCCTTGAAATTCTAGCAGAGGAGGCTTGAAAAGGAAATAAACCTTCTAATACTTTCAGAGCAGTTTCTATTAATCGAGTTGTTGACGCCATTTCAGAAAGATTCCAAGTCCAATGCGATGCGAAGCATgtggaaaatcatttgaggacGATAAAAACCAAAGGCGATTATATGCAAAATTCGAGgtgaaagtggttttggatgggatgataacatgaaaatgatcacatgtgatagAGCGACATATGATGCAACAGtgatggtaatatatgtatatatatatgttaagtatatttcaattgttttttacttgttattctaattgtgtataatatccaacaggcacacaagaagtatgaaccatttttgaataaaagcattgatcattatgatgaaatggctgtggttgttggcaaagatatggcaacaaGGAGTTTTGCCAGAACATTTGCTGACATAGATTTGGATGATGGTAATGAAGATTCAATGCCTGTAGACTGCAACAATGAAGAGGCTGAAGAGGTAAGAACAAATGTATCTTCATTTGACACAtccaaacgtaaaagaaaaagtggtcAAGAAAGTCtcgttgatgaacaaattaaatttgtgggtgaacaacttggcaaaattgctaatgctttggAAAAATTTACTGCCGATAATACATCACAGCTTTACGAACAAGTGATGTCGATGGAGGAAGAAGGATTTGATGAAGACTTCTTGTGTTCTGTGCTTGATTATCTAAGGAGTCATGAATCAGAGGCcaaactttttttagttaaaaaaaagaagcataaaaaaatttggcttcaaaaattttctcagggttgaagatattgatacatttatgtggtgtaatattatgcacttggacaatgttCTTACTATGTGGTGTAccattaattatgtatttggatatatgtggtgtaatattatgcactagacaatgttgttactatgtggtgtaccattaattatgtatttggataatattattatttctagtaCTCATTGTGGTTTTGaagcaatttataattattcaatacttgttttttaacacaattacaaataatttatttgatattagttttttcaatttataacgattaatattgtagcttaataattgagtattattataattaaatcattgcaatatatgtaaaaacaatttattaatatatattaatatatgtaaaacaacttttccggaaaatatttttgaaatcgccaaacaatgagaaaatattttacacagatttaccaaacaccagaaaatattttccagtaaatcattttacagaaaagtaaaacattttccagaaatcattttacggaaaacattttactgccaAACAAACAAACCCTttagtatattaaaatacatgtttataattataactatCAATACATAAAGGTGATCCACTTACAcaatataaaaactaaagtaGTTTTACacacttttataattatttacatccaaccattgaatttatcaatataattgtacttaTTATGCATGTAAATTTTCGAACCAATCCGATATATCTATCATACGAATATAGAAtactctctctatatatattaatatatgtccaatggttgaattttttacatgaaaaaaatagttagatgttttaaatttacatcaaatttgacatgcatGGTCTACATGAAGAGACTATAAAATATAACGGTTGGAtcgtaaaaatattaattatataaataattacgaAAGTTTGTAAAACTACTTTAGTTTCGCTTTTACACAGTGTAAGTGGATTCCTCCCacatgaaatattattaaaagtattACATTTTGTTAAATTAGATTTTGCATACAAATTGTGTTTGGATATTGTGGTTAATTTATTGGACTTGAGATTTGGgcttagtataatatatttgatattttagaaTATGATTATTaggtttatatatttaataagaaagataacaaaattaattgttgatatAATCTAATAATGGacaataaaagatattttgttAATTCACATAATATCATAGaagaataaattttacattcaataaacactttaattattttctataaaagaacattattttatatatatatatatatattatgtttttttataaagcAAATTTGAATTGTGTTGTCATTGTATAgatgtaaaatgaattattacatttgaaattaaaaatgatttgaatCAGTTAGAACCTATTCGGCTCAATCTTGAACCCGAATTTAAAAAGACCTGAGCCcgaaaaatttgaattaaaaaatattcaggTTTGTAACATATTCGAGCTCGAACTGATCCAAACCTCGCCTAGATAAAAGAGTGGGCATCAATGAAAAGCCCATAATCGAAACAACTGGAAAAATTTTGGGCTGATCCAATAACCATATAACCCGAACTCCTCCACCAGACCCGATTCtatccttaaaaataaaaaccgcCCCTATATAATGTTAAAAACCCTAACAAATCTAGAACTGGATTAACATTGAAAAACCCTTTTTGGAGTTGCATAAGCAGGGCAACGCAGTCgcttttttggggttttttcttcttcttttagaCAAACCTTAATCGTCGAAGATGCCGAAGTCCAAGCGTAACAAAATAGGTTTGTCTTCTTTTAatctttcaccttttttttctttaggtGTTATAAAGTTCtgaaaatgtttgaattttatggTACTTACAGTTTCATTATCAAAGACAAAGAAGAAGGGTAAAGAACATAAAGAATCAATTGTGAATTCCATAAGGGAAGCTGCGGAAGATTACAATTCCATCTATGTTTTCTCTTTCGAGAACATGAGAAATCTTAAATTCAAAGAGTTTAGAGAGAAGCTCAAACCTACCAGCaggtaataattttaatttccataacccattttcacctttttttcgttgattattttatattaaaatttgtttgggTTTTACTTTAGATTTTTCCTTGGTTCGAATAAAGTTATGCAAGTTGCACTAGGCCGTTCTGTTTCTGATGAGATTAGACCAGGTCTTTACAAAGTCTCTAAGGTACACTgcaataacttttatatatttatatgggtAATTTTTCTATCAACTGCCCTTggagtaaaaaaaaatccacaaGCCGGTCTAGGATGATGACGGGtctttctttaattattattttattgtgtttAGGCGTCAATCCAGACCTGCTTGTGAGGTTTTTGATTCCACTGGCAGTGTATAAGATAATAATCCTATTTATACATGTTTCTTTGTCATTGATGTTTGCGTTGTGTTGcttttctttattataattattaccATTGTTGAATTGTTTTAAAGCTTCTGCGTGGGGATGCTGGACTTTTTCTTACCAACATGCCTAGAGATGAAGTCGAAAGGTAACAATGTCCTATCTTACTACTGGTTAGGCTGTTGTGGTTCGAATTCAGCTTCACTTGTTTATCTTTCTTCGGTTTCCTTATTTCCCATTGTTGTGCAGCtgctttaataaatttgaagaaaatgacTTTGCAAGGACAGGAACCATTGCAACTGAAAAGGTTGAGAAAGACAAGCTCTTATTATTCCACATCACGTTGTTTATGATACTTGATTATTAACCTTCAGGCTTGTATTTACTTTCTACCATTTCCAGGTGGAACTTTTGGAAGGTCCTTTGGATCAGTTCACACATGAGATGGAGCCATTTTTGCGCAAGCAAGGCATGCCTGTTCGGTTGAACAAAGGTCAGATATCTGTCTCTTAGGCTTTATGCATCATACATGTATGGTGTATATATCGATTGAATTTGCGTAATAACTTGATCTATGGTGATACAGGTGTTGTAGAACTTGTTTCAGACTTTGTTGTCTGTGAGGAAGGAAAACCTTTGTCACCTGAGTCTGCTCGGATACTGGTGCGTTCATGTTTCATACCTTCGAACTTGATATGCTCAgatgatgtttttgtttattgGAACTCAAATGTTGTTGGTGTTATTTGCAGCGCTTGTTGGGGATCAAGATGGCTACTTTCCGGCTAAACTTGATATGCAGATGGAGCCCTGAGGATTTTGAGCTTTATAAAGAAGGACTAGACGAATCGGACGTAGAATGTGCCTAAACCATCATTTCCAGAGTGAATATTCAAATATCATCTCTTGGATACTGACATCTTGTTGTTAACGAGTAAAATGCAGCTGCGGCATTGGTGTTGGTTGTTTAACAGTTTTGTCTGGATTTCAGGTTACTGAAGTCTTTGAGTGTTTCATTGACTGGTATTATTCTGCAATTATTGCACTAGattttgatatatgttttaatatgtttgcCTTTTTAAGTGCTTACCTCTGTAAAATCTTATGTTATAGTATTTAATCTACATTTGACTAGCGGGGTATATGAAATTGCACCCCTATTAAATGGTTGATTTTCGGTATCAGTAATGAATTGCAGTGTTCTATTAAATGGTTGATCTTCAGTATGAGTAGCGAATTGCGGTTTTCAATAAAAACGAAAACATGGTAATGATACACAGTTTGCTAGGTATACTCTCAGCTCTAAAGATGTATACTGAGGTATTTGGTGTCGCAATCAATGTTAATCTAAAGTAAGCTCCACTGTCCAAGTGTAATTTGCGGATGATATGCTAATGTGGTATGGCCTGCAACTATGTTGCTTTTACCATTTATTATCTGAACCACTGCTAATCTAAACGAgttcccatttttccttttacaaATGGGTAAGACAGGTTAAAATGACAATTAAGAGAGAGAAGCCTAAAGCTTTAATTGAAATGTCTAAATTAAGATTTGTAGACCTTgtaagtataaattttttttgagattcATTCTGAGTTTAGATAgtctttttaatatataaattttatataaaaatattaaaaaagtacTATTTGTTACTTTAAAGAAAAGTTGagtattttttagttaaattgatAAGGATGTCAAATCAATAAacgatttaataataaatagattttcaCTCTCTATTGGAtgaataacaatattttatggtagaaaaatatttataaggatatattaataaattattattattagagtGACAAGGTTCTTTtacatgaatttatttttcaattttatctgaaaattagaagaaagtataaaaaatgaaaatacttttataataatagttatcttttaaaataaaaatgttctaataatttcataattaaattgaCCTCGAATTGACTCATAATAGCAAGAGTTTTTAATTATAGTATAGAAGAAAAAACTAGCAAAGCTAAAGAGGAACCGTAGGGGTATCAAATCATCGATGTGCAATGGCAGGGGAACAAGAGTACTGATTAAACATGGTCATATGCAACAACGCAAACTGACATGCCAATTTCAGAAGGAAAACTTGATAGATTGATCATTGTTCCAAAatgcagttttttttttcttttttgcatcCCATAAAATTGTAAATGAACCACACGGTTTCTTCAGAGATGGAAACGTAAAACTCACAATGCAGCCAATTCAGCCTTTTTACCCTCCAAAAGCTTTAGCTCCTCACGCCAACCTTCCACTTTTGCCAACTTTTCCAACTGTTCTGGCTTCATATCTTGCTGTGGTGTTTTCTGTTGTTGAGCTTCTGCTAGCCGAATCTGCATATGCAACCCAATATTCAGGTAAATCAGACAAACAAAGCTTGATAGTTTAGTTATTGAAAGCATATCGGATTTAAAACAAGACCCGGGAAAACCATAAAACCATCACGCTACATCCAAGGAATGGGAGGGATACAAATGTAAGCAATTAATTGGCAGTATGCCAGTACTGAAGTAAAGAAGCAATTCCATGCTGAAGTCACTCAAAGGTCGTTACACATGCTTAGGaacaaattaaagttgaaaCTTGCATAAGCAATGCATATATCAATGAAAGAGTTGTCaaacatttaattataatcTTTTAAGTCCTCTGATATGTGCAACATAAGTTAGAGGTATACATCAAATTAATCACTCTATATGTTTTCTGCATAAACAAGCTTCTCTTAATATTAGTGCAAACAAACATACATCCTTGCACAAAAACCAGAATCTTATTCAGAGCCTCTCATGGAGTGCATCTAATtccaaaaggaaagaaagaacaaGTAGGACTCCAGATTAATTCAAATACGGAAACCCGTAGCAAGAGAATAAGTGAGAGGGATATGCACCACCAAAAGTAAACTGTTAGCAGTGACTTTCATTATACTCACAAGTCACAGCCCCAAAAAGAGCATAAACTATACGTGATTGGAAGAAAATTAAGCAAGCATTACAGTAATAAGTAGTGTGGCGAGTCATATTTTACTCTTCCTTTTAGAACCTTTTTCAAAAACTCTGCACCATATAAAGAGGTTAAGCCATATGGTCATGCCAACCAAATGCACAAAAAATCGTCAAGTAAATGCATATGAAGTCAGTTAGCAAAGAGAAATTGAACATTTTATTAATATGGATATGTGGAAATATGATTATACCTTTTTTCTGTTTGtcattctctttatttattttaaaccttaaaaagtaattttcaatttggtctccTCCCATAACAGATGATTAGTGATGAGTCTTCTGCCTCTAGAGCTTAAAGGACaga from Gossypium raimondii isolate GPD5lz chromosome 1, ASM2569854v1, whole genome shotgun sequence harbors:
- the LOC105787070 gene encoding uncharacterized protein LOC105787070 produces the protein MKMITCDRATYDATVMAHKKYEPFLNKSIDHYDEMAVVVGKDMATRSFARTFADIDLDDGNEDSMPVDCNNEEAEEVRTNVSSFDTSKPLRTSDVDGGRRI
- the LOC105786015 gene encoding uncharacterized protein LOC105786015, which gives rise to MPKSKRNKIVSLSKTKKKGKEHKESIVNSIREAAEDYNSIYVFSFENMRNLKFKEFREKLKPTSRFFLGSNKVMQVALGRSVSDEIRPGLYKVSKLLRGDAGLFLTNMPRDEVESCFNKFEENDFARTGTIATEKVELLEGPLDQFTHEMEPFLRKQGMPVRLNKGVVELVSDFVVCEEGKPLSPESARILRLLGIKMATFRLNLICRWSPEDFELYKEGLDESDVECA